A genomic stretch from Candidatus Rokuibacteriota bacterium includes:
- a CDS encoding phosphoglycerate kinase yields the protein MSKLSVEQLDLQAKRVFLRADLNVPLAGGDIADDSRLRAVLPTAEYCLKGGAGVVLASHLGRPRGKPDPSYSLAPVARRLEELLGRPVPLAPDCAGETCEKLAQALRPGECLLLENLRFDPGEEANDPAFAQALARLADCYVNDAFAASHRAHASIVAITRYLKPAAAGLLMQRELAALERVLDRPAHPLVAILGGAKVSDKLGLIRHLLARADSVLIGGAMAFTFLRALGHEVGRSLVEIELVKTALEVLAEARARGIRVGLPVDVVVAADPESADGVRTVGIREVPRALMALDIGPTTLARFKETLERAKTVVWNGPMGVFEKPAFAAGTLGLARAVADSSAFSVVGGGETAAAVRQAGVGDKIGFLSTAGGAFLEFLEGRELPGVAVLTEA from the coding sequence ATGTCCAAGCTGAGCGTCGAGCAGCTGGATCTTCAGGCGAAACGGGTCTTCCTTCGGGCCGACCTCAACGTTCCGCTCGCCGGTGGTGACATAGCCGACGACAGCCGCCTCCGCGCCGTGCTGCCGACCGCGGAGTACTGCCTGAAGGGTGGTGCCGGTGTGGTCCTCGCCTCGCATCTGGGGCGCCCGCGCGGCAAACCGGATCCCAGCTATTCGCTGGCTCCGGTGGCCAGGCGGCTCGAGGAACTCCTGGGACGGCCGGTGCCGCTGGCACCGGACTGCGCGGGGGAGACTTGCGAAAAGCTGGCGCAGGCCCTCAGGCCAGGGGAGTGCCTCCTGCTGGAGAACCTTCGCTTTGACCCGGGAGAGGAGGCGAACGATCCCGCCTTTGCTCAGGCCCTGGCCCGTCTGGCGGATTGCTACGTGAACGACGCGTTCGCCGCATCCCACCGGGCGCACGCGTCCATCGTCGCGATCACCCGGTATCTGAAACCTGCCGCCGCTGGCCTGCTGATGCAGCGCGAGCTGGCGGCGCTGGAGCGCGTCCTGGACCGCCCCGCCCACCCGCTGGTTGCGATCCTGGGAGGGGCGAAGGTGTCCGACAAGCTCGGCCTGATCAGGCATCTCCTCGCTCGGGCCGACTCCGTGCTGATCGGCGGAGCGATGGCCTTCACCTTTCTCCGCGCCCTGGGTCACGAGGTGGGCCGCTCCCTGGTGGAGATCGAGCTGGTGAAGACCGCCCTGGAGGTGCTGGCCGAGGCGCGGGCCCGCGGGATCCGCGTGGGGCTTCCGGTGGACGTGGTCGTGGCGGCCGACCCGGAGAGCGCGGACGGGGTCCGCACGGTCGGGATCCGCGAGGTTCCGCGCGCGCTGATGGCGCTCGACATCGGTCCGACCACCCTGGCGCGCTTCAAGGAAACGCTCGAGCGCGCGAAGACTGTCGTCTGGAACGGGCCGATGGGCGTTTTCGAGAAGCCGGCCTTCGCGGCGGGGACACTCGGGCTCGCCAGAGCCGTGGCCGACTCCTCCGCCTTCAGCGTCGTGGGAGGCGGCGAGACCGCCGCGGCCGTCCGCCAGGCAGGCGTCGGGGACAAGATCGGGTTCCTCTCCACAGCCGGCGGCGCCTTTCTGGAGTTCCTGGAAGGCCGGGAGTTGCCTGGAGTCGCCGTGCTCACCGAGGCTTAG
- a CDS encoding triose-phosphate isomerase, protein MRTPLAVANWKMNGTLAEARALASVVREGLRRTRGVEVVLCPPFTALAAVAEVLAGSTIGLGAQNCHWEASGAFTGEVSPGMLADLGCRLVILGHSERRQHLGEQDGQINRKLQAVLAHGLTPLLCVGETADERRQGLTFHVVEGQLRGGLAGCSPEGIGRCILAYEPVWAIGTGVNAAPGQAAEVHGYLRGLLSELASKEVAQAVRILYGGSVKPDNVAPLIQDPEIDGTLVGGASLQAAAFVTIVKRSARGAAAAKE, encoded by the coding sequence ATGCGCACGCCACTGGCGGTGGCCAACTGGAAGATGAACGGGACGCTGGCCGAGGCCCGCGCCCTCGCCTCGGTCGTGAGGGAAGGACTCAGGCGAACGCGGGGCGTGGAGGTGGTGCTTTGTCCGCCGTTCACCGCGCTCGCGGCGGTGGCTGAGGTCCTGGCGGGATCGACGATCGGGCTCGGCGCTCAAAACTGCCACTGGGAGGCGAGCGGAGCCTTTACCGGCGAGGTGTCGCCTGGCATGCTGGCGGATCTGGGATGCCGGCTGGTCATCCTCGGCCACTCCGAGCGACGGCAGCACCTGGGCGAGCAGGATGGCCAGATCAACCGGAAGCTCCAGGCGGTTCTCGCGCACGGGCTCACGCCGCTCCTCTGCGTAGGGGAGACCGCGGACGAGCGGCGGCAGGGGCTGACCTTCCACGTCGTGGAGGGGCAGCTCCGCGGCGGCCTGGCGGGGTGTTCACCTGAGGGCATCGGTCGGTGTATCCTGGCCTATGAGCCTGTGTGGGCCATTGGGACCGGGGTCAACGCGGCGCCCGGTCAAGCGGCGGAGGTTCACGGCTATCTCCGCGGCTTGCTTTCAGAACTCGCTTCCAAGGAGGTCGCCCAGGCGGTCCGGATCCTCTACGGCGGGAGCGTGAAGCCGGACAATGTGGCTCCGCTGATCCAGGATCCCGAAATCGACGGAACCCTCGTCGGCGGGGCCAGCCTCCAGGCGGCGGCCTTCGTCACCATCGTGAAGCGGTCGGCCAGGGGCGCCGCCGCGGCAAAGGAGTGA